From Halococcus saccharolyticus DSM 5350, a single genomic window includes:
- a CDS encoding formate/nitrite transporter family protein, giving the protein MADADDSDPEAVRDAIERSRSGAPAAGAVVRDRFSTDEVFQRIIAEADEEVTSGRRELFFSALAAGFAITITFLLYSSMTAATNDDPVLSALLYPLGFIYIIIGGYQLYTENTLPPVALTLERLTSIPKLLRHWLIVLAGNFTGGALGAVALTWGGVFSPEAAQAAFDHAQHGIETSAWALFFKAVFAGLIVAGVVWIVYASRDTISRLVVVYMAFLAIPLGDLFHVVVSFTEMLYLVFAGDLGLTVGMTQFVIPVLLGNTLGGIVLVTVVNYFQTTEHRLKSARFEGADRQLSIREWALGGLAGRSYVPILDTAEGAVPDDASYRVLVPIGNPRTESGIVELACLLASERAPATVHAVHIVQTPQASMSYDRDQHERIVADSDERMEYVRETAESYDVPCETSTIVSHRSFEEIFDTAARDHANLVVMGWGADRLWGAARTERPLNELTGQLSSDVLVLKDRGHDASRVLLPTAGGPPSDLSAEVARALRSSAGSDITLLHVVDGPDEREAGEEFLEDWAADHDLTDALFTIDDSGDVEGAIGRAAVDHSLVLIGATEEGLLSRLVTDSLYFDVVDEVDCSVLLAERPGGRTVLERLLGRP; this is encoded by the coding sequence ATGGCCGACGCAGACGACTCCGACCCGGAGGCAGTTCGGGATGCCATCGAGCGATCCAGAAGCGGTGCTCCGGCAGCCGGGGCGGTCGTTCGCGATCGGTTTTCCACGGACGAAGTCTTCCAGCGAATCATCGCCGAAGCCGACGAGGAAGTCACCTCCGGCAGGCGTGAACTCTTCTTCAGCGCGCTCGCCGCCGGTTTCGCCATCACCATCACGTTCTTGCTCTACTCCTCGATGACGGCCGCGACGAACGACGACCCGGTGTTGAGCGCCCTGCTGTATCCTCTCGGATTTATCTACATCATCATCGGCGGCTATCAACTCTACACGGAGAACACGCTGCCGCCTGTTGCGCTGACCCTCGAACGGCTGACGAGCATTCCGAAACTGCTACGTCACTGGCTCATCGTCCTCGCCGGCAACTTTACCGGGGGTGCGCTCGGCGCGGTTGCGCTCACGTGGGGCGGCGTGTTCTCGCCCGAAGCGGCGCAAGCGGCCTTCGACCACGCCCAGCACGGTATCGAGACGTCGGCATGGGCCCTGTTTTTCAAAGCCGTCTTCGCCGGGTTGATCGTCGCCGGCGTCGTCTGGATCGTGTACGCCTCGCGCGATACGATCTCGCGGCTCGTGGTCGTGTACATGGCCTTTCTCGCGATCCCGCTGGGCGACCTCTTTCACGTGGTCGTCTCGTTCACCGAAATGCTGTATCTGGTGTTTGCGGGAGATCTCGGTCTCACCGTCGGAATGACGCAGTTCGTCATTCCAGTGCTGCTCGGTAACACCCTCGGCGGCATCGTGTTGGTGACCGTCGTCAATTACTTCCAGACGACCGAACACCGTCTCAAATCCGCCCGGTTCGAGGGCGCTGACCGCCAGCTCTCGATACGGGAGTGGGCGCTCGGCGGTCTCGCCGGTCGTTCGTACGTTCCGATTCTCGACACCGCGGAAGGGGCCGTGCCCGACGACGCCTCTTACCGGGTACTGGTCCCGATCGGCAACCCGCGCACCGAATCCGGAATCGTCGAGCTCGCGTGCCTCCTCGCCAGCGAGCGCGCGCCCGCAACCGTTCACGCCGTCCACATCGTCCAGACGCCACAGGCGTCGATGAGCTACGACCGCGACCAGCACGAACGCATCGTCGCCGACTCCGACGAACGAATGGAATACGTGCGCGAGACCGCGGAGTCGTACGATGTTCCCTGTGAAACCTCGACGATCGTCTCCCATCGCTCGTTCGAGGAGATCTTCGATACCGCGGCGCGCGACCACGCGAACCTCGTGGTGATGGGCTGGGGGGCCGATCGACTATGGGGAGCCGCTCGCACGGAGCGCCCGCTCAACGAACTGACCGGCCAGCTCTCCAGTGACGTCCTCGTTCTCAAGGATCGGGGTCACGACGCCTCGCGGGTTCTCCTGCCGACCGCGGGCGGGCCGCCATCCGATCTGAGCGCCGAGGTCGCGCGAGCGCTCCGCTCGAGCGCCGGTTCGGACATCACGCTGCTTCACGTCGTCGACGGTCCCGACGAGCGCGAGGCTGGCGAGGAGTTCCTCGAAGACTGGGCCGCGGACCACGACCTCACCGACGCCCTGTTCACGATCGATGACTCCGGCGACGTCGAGGGAGCAATCGGTCGTGCGGCCGTGGATCACTCACTCGTGCTCATCGGGGCGACCGAGGAAGGGTTACTCTCGCGGCTCGTGACCGACTCGCTGTACTTCGACGTCGTCGACGAGGTCGATTGCTCGGTGTTGCTCGCCGAGCGGCCGGGCGGCCGCACCGTTCTCGAACGGCTGCTCGGACGGCCGTGA
- the alaS gene encoding alanine--tRNA ligase: protein MSTLEAEYRLEYFEEEGFTRKECPDCGDFFWTRDGDRETCGEPPCAEYAFIGNPSLDEEQSLEEMREAFLSFFEDHDHERIEPYPVAANRWRDDVLLTQASIYDFQPLVTSGETPPPANPLTISQPCIRMQDIDNVGKTGRHTMAFEMMAHHAFNAREDLDDPDQYAYEGEVYWKDQTVRYCDEFFAAMGVDIEEITYIEDPWVGGGNAGPAIEVIYRGVELATLVFMSMEQDPDGEYELKDGNTYSPMDTYIVDTGYGLERWTWVSQGTPTVYEAIYPDMISFLKENAGIDHTDEEEEIVTRAATLAGHMDIDEAEDAERARGTIAEQIGVDVDELRELLEPLEAIYAIADHCRTLAYMLGDEIVPSNVGTGYLARMVLRRTKRLCDTVGVDAPLDELVDMQAERLDYENRDTVRDIVRTEVEKYRETLERGGRRVRQLAEEYAERDEAIPTDELIELYDSHGIQPDMVAEIAHEKGAEVSVPDDFYSLVAERHGDEGVDETAEAAVDDRIADLPETERLYYDDQERTEFEAMVLDTFERDDGGYDVVLDRTLFYPEGGGQPADTGSLSTDDVTVEVEDVQREGDVIVHHADGDPGTGEFVRGRIDGGRRQQLMRNHTATHIVIHAARQVLGDHIRQAGAQKGVERSRIDVRHYDRIDREQAKAIEHRANAIVRENVSVTAEWPDRHDAEDEYGFDLYQGGIPPGERIRLIHVADDVQACGGTHVARTGDIGTIKLLNTERVQDGVERLAFAAGEAAIEATQDTEDALSGAAEAFDVTPSEVPETAERFFTEWKERGKRIEDLEAQLAEARAAGDVGEEVDLGDATAVIQRMDADPDELQATATAIVESGDVAVVGSGADGAQFVVAVPDGVGIDAGDVVGELAARVGGGGGGPPDFAQGGGPQTEELDTALEAAPDVLRQVLNA from the coding sequence ATGAGTACGCTCGAAGCCGAGTACCGACTGGAGTACTTCGAGGAGGAGGGGTTCACCAGAAAGGAGTGTCCCGACTGTGGCGATTTCTTCTGGACACGCGACGGGGATCGCGAGACCTGTGGCGAGCCGCCCTGTGCGGAGTACGCGTTCATCGGGAACCCGAGCCTCGACGAGGAGCAGAGTCTGGAGGAGATGCGCGAGGCGTTTCTCTCCTTTTTCGAGGATCACGATCACGAGCGGATCGAGCCGTATCCGGTGGCCGCGAACCGCTGGCGCGACGACGTGCTGCTGACACAGGCGTCGATCTACGACTTCCAGCCGCTCGTAACCTCCGGCGAGACGCCGCCACCGGCGAACCCCCTCACTATCAGCCAGCCCTGTATCCGGATGCAGGACATCGACAACGTCGGGAAAACCGGCCGTCACACGATGGCGTTCGAGATGATGGCCCACCACGCGTTCAACGCGCGCGAGGACCTCGACGATCCCGACCAGTACGCCTACGAGGGTGAGGTCTACTGGAAGGATCAAACCGTACGGTACTGTGACGAGTTCTTCGCGGCGATGGGTGTCGACATCGAGGAGATCACGTATATCGAGGACCCGTGGGTCGGCGGCGGCAACGCCGGGCCCGCGATCGAGGTCATCTACCGAGGTGTCGAACTCGCCACGCTCGTGTTCATGTCGATGGAGCAAGACCCCGACGGCGAGTACGAGTTGAAAGACGGCAACACCTACTCGCCGATGGACACCTACATCGTCGATACGGGCTACGGCCTCGAACGCTGGACGTGGGTTTCCCAGGGCACGCCCACCGTGTACGAGGCGATCTACCCCGACATGATCTCGTTTCTGAAGGAAAACGCCGGGATCGATCACACCGACGAGGAGGAGGAGATCGTCACCCGGGCGGCGACGCTCGCGGGGCACATGGACATCGACGAGGCCGAGGACGCAGAACGCGCCCGCGGGACGATCGCCGAACAGATCGGCGTCGACGTCGACGAACTCCGCGAGCTGCTCGAACCGCTCGAAGCCATCTACGCCATCGCGGATCACTGCCGGACGCTGGCGTACATGCTCGGCGACGAGATCGTGCCCTCGAACGTCGGGACGGGGTATCTCGCGCGGATGGTGCTCCGACGCACGAAACGTCTGTGCGATACGGTGGGCGTGGACGCACCGCTCGACGAACTGGTGGACATGCAGGCCGAGCGGCTGGACTACGAAAACCGGGACACAGTGCGGGATATCGTCCGAACCGAGGTCGAGAAGTACCGCGAGACGCTGGAGCGCGGTGGGCGACGGGTCCGCCAGCTCGCCGAAGAGTACGCCGAACGCGACGAGGCGATCCCCACCGATGAACTGATCGAGCTGTACGACTCGCATGGTATTCAGCCCGACATGGTCGCCGAGATCGCCCACGAGAAGGGTGCCGAGGTATCGGTGCCCGACGACTTCTACAGCCTCGTGGCCGAACGACACGGTGACGAAGGGGTGGACGAGACGGCAGAGGCGGCGGTCGACGATCGAATCGCCGACCTCCCCGAAACCGAACGGCTCTACTACGACGATCAGGAGCGTACGGAGTTCGAGGCGATGGTGCTTGACACCTTCGAGCGCGACGACGGCGGGTACGACGTGGTGCTCGACCGCACGCTCTTCTACCCGGAGGGCGGCGGTCAGCCCGCCGACACCGGGTCGCTGTCGACCGACGACGTGACCGTGGAAGTCGAGGACGTCCAGCGCGAGGGCGACGTGATCGTCCATCACGCCGACGGCGATCCCGGCACTGGTGAGTTCGTCCGTGGTCGGATCGACGGCGGACGACGGCAGCAGCTCATGCGCAATCACACTGCGACCCACATCGTGATTCACGCCGCGCGACAGGTGCTCGGCGACCACATCCGTCAGGCCGGCGCACAGAAAGGTGTCGAGCGTTCACGGATCGACGTCCGCCACTACGATCGGATCGATCGTGAGCAGGCAAAGGCGATCGAACACCGCGCCAACGCGATCGTCCGGGAGAACGTCTCGGTCACCGCGGAGTGGCCCGACCGCCACGACGCCGAGGACGAGTACGGGTTCGATCTCTACCAGGGAGGGATCCCACCTGGCGAGCGGATTCGACTGATCCACGTCGCCGACGACGTCCAGGCCTGTGGGGGGACCCACGTCGCTCGTACCGGGGACATCGGTACGATCAAGCTCCTGAACACCGAGCGCGTCCAGGACGGCGTCGAGCGGCTCGCGTTCGCGGCGGGCGAGGCAGCGATCGAAGCGACACAGGACACCGAGGACGCACTCTCGGGGGCGGCCGAGGCCTTCGACGTCACGCCGAGCGAGGTGCCCGAGACCGCCGAGCGCTTCTTCACCGAGTGGAAGGAACGCGGCAAACGCATCGAGGATCTCGAGGCCCAGCTCGCCGAAGCGCGCGCAGCTGGTGACGTCGGCGAGGAGGTCGACCTCGGTGATGCGACGGCCGTGATCCAACGGATGGACGCCGATCCCGACGAGCTCCAGGCGACCGCGACTGCGATCGTCGAGAGCGGTGATGTCGCCGTCGTCGGGAGTGGGGCCGACGGCGCGCAGTTCGTCGTCGCCGTCCCGGACGGCGTTGGGATCGACGCGGGCGACGTCGTCGGCGAACTGGCTGCACGGGTCGGCGGCGGCGGTGGCGGCCCACCGGATTTCGCCCAGGGTGGCGGACCCCAGACCGAGGAGTTGGACACAGCGCTCGAGGCGGCTCCAGACGTGCTTCGCCAAGTGCTGAACGCCTGA
- a CDS encoding TspO/MBR family protein, whose protein sequence is MSTTHDGRLALPERRPLVTIAGVVGACVVLGAAGGLITAPQIETWYATLDKPGFTPPSWVFGPVWTLLYALQGVAAWLIWRAGLDRRIVRIALGLFTVQFVLNLSWSPAFFGLESPILGLAVIVPLWVAIVATMIAFSRVDRRAAALLVPYLAWVTFATALNYAIWTLN, encoded by the coding sequence ATGTCGACCACCCACGACGGGCGGCTCGCGCTCCCCGAACGTCGACCACTCGTCACGATTGCGGGCGTCGTCGGGGCCTGCGTCGTGCTCGGTGCGGCGGGCGGGCTGATCACGGCCCCGCAGATCGAGACGTGGTACGCGACTCTCGACAAGCCGGGTTTCACCCCACCGAGCTGGGTGTTTGGTCCTGTCTGGACGCTGCTCTACGCCCTCCAGGGCGTCGCCGCGTGGTTGATCTGGCGCGCTGGTCTCGACCGCCGTATCGTTCGAATCGCGCTCGGATTGTTCACCGTTCAGTTCGTGCTCAATCTCTCGTGGTCGCCCGCCTTCTTCGGGCTCGAATCTCCGATCCTCGGACTCGCCGTGATCGTGCCGCTGTGGGTCGCGATCGTCGCCACCATGATCGCGTTCTCGCGCGTCGATCGCCGCGCCGCCGCCCTGCTAGTACCGTATCTCGCGTGGGTCACCTTCGCCACGGCGTTGAACTACGCGATCTGGACGCTGAACTGA
- a CDS encoding MarR family transcriptional regulator — protein MVNENFDPTGQQEEVLAVFKDEHRANPLRIRQATDMEKQRVNDALGSLVDAGWVKKVNRGLYEFVEDPRDR, from the coding sequence GTGGTTAACGAGAACTTCGATCCCACCGGGCAACAGGAGGAGGTGTTGGCCGTGTTCAAAGACGAGCATCGTGCGAATCCGCTCAGAATCCGCCAGGCTACCGATATGGAAAAGCAGCGCGTGAACGACGCGCTCGGAAGTCTCGTTGACGCGGGCTGGGTCAAGAAAGTGAACCGAGGGCTCTACGAGTTTGTGGAGGATCCCCGCGACCGATGA
- a CDS encoding tyrosine-type recombinase/integrase produces the protein MVDATDVQGYRDKYDGQMERLDEADIDDRDRDAIERFIVHCRTNDSDIDSLGTVVGHLNRLRLSAERSPTPLVELGSVDDVNAFKLHLEDEHGLSEGTIRNYTKAIRKFLSYRDLDFADDVSVGAPPKRRHDPDDEIDQDELGALLDASANPRDKAMIALLADTGLRIGAVLSLQMQHVDVQGRRATVTINEDANVKGDDGTKPLTWSRGYLANWIDVHPRPGDPDAALIHKLRQWNEDDDAALIQQYAGRIITETAGRAGLDPDRIEARLFRSTTISQWIRDDMGEQAIKHRTGWEKDSRMFEVYSRVTDEEMNDVVFDHYGIDAADGGGESGPPLEECPQCRTPLRGGEAFCPGCAAPISSSASEATDETSSALREFMVEADDADARAAAASAAETAENDPAFASALIDELEKLE, from the coding sequence ATGGTCGACGCCACCGACGTCCAGGGCTACCGAGACAAGTACGACGGTCAGATGGAGCGGCTCGACGAGGCCGACATCGACGATCGCGATCGCGACGCCATCGAGCGCTTCATCGTCCACTGCCGGACCAACGACTCCGACATCGACTCGCTGGGGACTGTCGTCGGTCACCTGAATCGACTCCGCCTCTCCGCCGAGCGCTCCCCGACACCGCTGGTCGAGCTCGGGAGCGTCGACGACGTCAACGCGTTCAAGCTCCACCTCGAGGACGAGCACGGACTCTCCGAAGGCACCATCCGCAACTACACGAAGGCTATTCGGAAGTTCCTCTCCTACCGCGATCTCGACTTCGCTGACGACGTTTCGGTCGGTGCGCCGCCGAAGCGCCGTCACGATCCCGACGACGAGATCGACCAAGACGAGCTCGGTGCGCTGCTCGACGCCAGCGCGAATCCGCGAGACAAGGCCATGATCGCGCTGCTCGCCGACACCGGCCTCCGGATCGGCGCGGTGCTCTCCCTCCAGATGCAACACGTCGACGTCCAGGGCCGACGTGCGACGGTCACCATCAACGAGGACGCGAACGTCAAGGGCGACGACGGGACCAAGCCGCTCACCTGGTCGCGAGGATATCTCGCGAACTGGATCGATGTCCACCCGCGGCCCGGCGATCCTGACGCCGCCCTGATCCACAAGCTGCGCCAGTGGAACGAGGATGACGACGCTGCACTCATCCAGCAGTACGCCGGCCGGATCATCACCGAGACCGCCGGCCGTGCCGGACTCGATCCCGACCGCATCGAGGCCCGGCTGTTCCGCTCGACCACGATCTCTCAGTGGATTCGCGACGACATGGGCGAGCAGGCGATCAAACACCGCACCGGCTGGGAGAAGGACTCCCGGATGTTCGAAGTCTACTCGCGCGTCACCGACGAGGAGATGAACGACGTCGTCTTCGATCACTACGGAATCGACGCCGCCGACGGCGGGGGTGAATCGGGCCCACCGCTCGAAGAGTGTCCGCAATGCCGGACACCGCTGCGCGGTGGCGAAGCGTTCTGCCCGGGGTGTGCTGCGCCGATCTCCTCGAGTGCGAGCGAAGCGACCGACGAGACGTCGTCGGCGCTGCGGGAGTTCATGGTCGAGGCCGACGATGCCGACGCTCGGGCGGCCGCGGCGAGTGCGGCCGAGACCGCGGAGAACGACCCCGCGTTCGCGAGCGCCTTGATCGACGAACTCGAAAAGCTCGAGTGA
- a CDS encoding sulfite exporter TauE/SafE family protein, which yields MVLGVSTDVLVPIAIVVFFAGAVTGVTGFGYALIGTVGSAAVLEPQQAVVLMIIPVFVSNIPLVRELSRDQLRTCGRRFLPFIVAATVGTVVGMAILQWIPTALLTFALGVFTVGYVVFTQDVVPIPGRRYVTSNTFEQHPTAQLGIGFGSGLIFGASNVGVSMVAYLDSLDLDRSIFVGVLALIFLGISSIRVGAAWVLDLYGSGALVWLSVGAALVGLVGVASGQRIRHLLPERFIDGFVLVMLIVIGIRLVVTSVGV from the coding sequence ATGGTGCTCGGCGTTTCGACGGACGTTCTCGTTCCCATCGCGATCGTCGTGTTCTTCGCCGGAGCCGTTACTGGCGTGACTGGATTCGGCTATGCGCTCATCGGGACGGTCGGATCGGCAGCCGTCCTCGAACCACAGCAGGCTGTCGTCCTCATGATCATCCCCGTGTTCGTTTCGAACATCCCTCTCGTGCGCGAACTCAGTCGTGACCAGTTACGGACCTGTGGACGTCGATTTCTGCCGTTCATCGTTGCGGCCACCGTTGGAACCGTCGTGGGGATGGCCATCCTTCAGTGGATTCCGACCGCGCTGCTCACGTTTGCGCTCGGTGTGTTCACGGTAGGCTACGTCGTGTTCACACAGGACGTGGTCCCGATTCCGGGCAGGCGGTATGTCACGTCGAATACCTTCGAACAGCACCCGACCGCCCAACTCGGAATCGGCTTCGGTAGCGGGCTGATCTTCGGGGCGAGTAACGTCGGTGTCTCGATGGTGGCCTATCTCGACAGCCTCGACCTCGACCGGTCGATCTTCGTGGGTGTGCTCGCCCTGATTTTCCTCGGGATTTCGTCGATCCGCGTCGGCGCGGCATGGGTGCTCGATCTCTACGGTTCGGGGGCGCTCGTGTGGCTTTCGGTCGGTGCGGCACTCGTCGGACTCGTTGGCGTGGCGAGCGGCCAGCGGATCCGCCACCTGCTGCCGGAGCGATTCATCGACGGATTCGTGTTGGTCATGCTGATCGTCATCGGGATTCGACTCGTCGTTACCAGCGTCGGCGTCTGA